The Bacteroidia bacterium genomic sequence AATCACAGATAAAATAAAAAGTACAAGCAAAGAAGCGATTGCAAAACTTCTTAAAGATAACATTAAAGTAATAATGCTTACCGGAGACAATAAGGATACAGCAAAAGCAATTGCAGATGAATTAAACCTTTCCGATTTTAAAGCAGAATGCTTGCCAGAGGATAAATTAAAAGAAATAAAACGCTTACAGGGAGAAGGTAAAAGTGTGGCAATGGCAGGCGATGGCATCAACGATTCCCCTGCATTGGCGCAAGCAGACGTGGGAATCGCCATGGGTACAGGAACAGATGTGGCAATTGAAAGCGCTGCAATTACTTTGATGAAAGGAGATTTGAATGGTATTGTAAAAGCCAAAGAACTAAGCCGGAAAGTGATGAGGAATATCCATCAGAATTTATTTTTTGCTTTTATCTATAACGTGTTGGGTGTTACAATTGCGGCAGGTGCTTTGTATCCATTTTTTGGAATTTTATTATCACCTATGATAGGAGCAGCTGCGATGAGCTTTAGCTCCGTATCAGTCATTACAAATTCACTACGACTAAGAACAATTAAAATATAGAATAAATTTCGAGTGAAACAAGAATTACAAATCTGTTTAAAGAAAAAGGAGAATATATATATATTGAAAAAAGACGACAACCAATCACAACCTAAAAATTCAAATCCATCTTCAAAACCTGGGGCTAAGGGCGATTTGAAATCGCTGCCGATAGCCGAAGTGGAAAAAAAATTGAACTCTTCTGAAGATGGTCTTAGTGAGGACGAAGCCAAAAAACGGTTGGTTCAATATGGGCTAAATGAAATTGAAGAAAAGAAAACTAATCTCTTGCTTAAATTTCTCAGTTATTTCTGGGGTCCCATCCCTTGGATGATTGAAATAGCCGTGATTCTTTCTGCAGTTGCAAGTCATTGGCCTGATTTTTTCATTATTCTCGTATTACTATTTACAAATGCTATTGTAGGATTTTTGGAAGAAAGACAAGCAGGCAATGCCATTGATGCGCTTAAAGCGAGTTTGGCTATTAAAGCCCGTGTAAAACGAGATGGCAAGTGGATAAATCCTCCGGCACGTGAACTGGTACCGGGTGATGTGATACGTTTGCGCCTTGGTGATATTGTACCTGCCGATGCCCGCCTTTTTTCCGGCGACGCAGTAGAAGTAGACCAATCAGCTCTTACTGGCGAATCATTACCAGTCGAACGCAAATCTGGAGAGGCCATATTTTCAGGTTCTATCATCCGCAGGGGCGAAATTGATGCCATCGTCTATGCTACTGGAGCCATCACATATTTCGGAAAAACTGCACAATTAGTGCAGGCTGCTCACACTACAAGCCATTTTCAAAAAGCAGTTCTTAAAATAGGTAACTACCTAATTGTTCTTGCAGTTGTTCTTGTAGTTATAATTATAACTGTAGCTATTTTTC encodes the following:
- a CDS encoding HAD-IC family P-type ATPase, with translation EKEIKLTDVENFEAVTGKGVTGAVENKKIALGNNTLMADNNAKISDNLLALVKSEQEKGKTVSYILVDGKIAGYITITDKIKSTSKEAIAKLLKDNIKVIMLTGDNKDTAKAIADELNLSDFKAECLPEDKLKEIKRLQGEGKSVAMAGDGINDSPALAQADVGIAMGTGTDVAIESAAITLMKGDLNGIVKAKELSRKVMRNIHQNLFFAFIYNVLGVTIAAGALYPFFGILLSPMIGAAAMSFSSVSVITNSLRLRTIKI